In the genome of Populus trichocarpa isolate Nisqually-1 chromosome 6, P.trichocarpa_v4.1, whole genome shotgun sequence, one region contains:
- the LOC7468693 gene encoding pentatricopeptide repeat-containing protein At3g29230 isoform X3 → MAGLAYNCVLPSPEMRQWNEIIKKHVLNGDAVQAMVTSHSCVADACKVFEKMPVKDVVAWNSILDAYASTDQMDDALKVFNSMPLKDLSSFNIMISGYSSIGKTLSARSIFDNMAEKDIVSWNSMISAYIQGEDMERACDLFREMPAKNIITWNTMVKGFLQNQLYGEVLDLFDEMKTTNCLPDYLTVTGVLSACAHSGSLKKGTEVHIYAIDNGLASSPHVTTALIDMYAKCGSIQQGLQVFYKSQVKDIYCWNALISGLALHGHGYAALNIFNKMRKNHTRPDDITFIGLLSACSHSGLVQEGSQLFYSMQKEFGISPKIEHYGCMVDLLSRARHLDCALQLIKTMPFKPGEAILGALLSACIVHQDLEVGERVVKLVSSRGNYLSDGELMMFSNLYASCGQWEEANKWREMMNDTGIVKTAGFSVVEVNGKFHKFLAG, encoded by the exons ATGGCAGGCTTGGCCTACAATTGCGTCTTGCCGTCCCCTGAAATGCGACAATGGAATGAGATTATCAAGAAACACGTGCTCAATGGTGATGCAGTTCAAGCTATGGTAAC GTCTCATAGTTGCGTTGCTGATGCTTGTAAAGTGTTTGAGAAGATGCCTGTCAAAGATGTGGTTGCTTGGAATTCCATTTTAGATGCCTATGCTTCTACTGATCAGATGGATGATGCACTCAAAGTGTTCAATTCCATGCCTTTAAAGGACCTCTCATCTTTCAATATCATGATTTCTGGGTACTCAAGCATTGGAAAGACACTGTCTGCGAGAAGTATCTTTGATAACATGGCAGAGAAAGATATTGTCTCTTGGAACTCAATGATATCAGCATATATCCAAGGTGAGGATATGGAAAGAGCTTGTGATTTGTTTAGGGAAATGCCAGCGAAGAACATCATCACATGGAATACAATGGTAAAAGGGTTTCTACAAAATCAACTTTATGGTGAGGTTCTTGATTTGTTTGACGAAATGAAGACTACAAATTGCTTGCCTGATTATCTTACAGTGACTGGTGTTTTATCTGCATGTGCCCATTCGGGATCGCTGAAAAAAGGAACCGAAGTACACATATATGCCATTGATAACGGACTTGCATCAAGTCCCCATGTAACAACAGCTTTGATCGATATGTATGCCAAATGTGGAAGCATACAGCAAGGTTTACAGGTTTTCTACAAGTCGCAAGTTAAGGATATTTACTGTTGGAATGCATTGATTTCCGGGCTTGCACTTCACGGCCATGGCTATGCTGCTCTCAATATATTCAACAAGATGAGAAAGAACCATACAAGGCCTGACGATATTACCTTCATAGGCTTGCTTAGTGCTTGTAGCCATTCAGGTTTAGTGCAAGAAGGTAGCCAATTGTTTTATAGCATGCAAAAGGAATTCGGAATATCTCCCAAAATAGAGCATTACGGATGCATGGTTGATCTTCTTAGTAGAGCAAGGCATCTTGATTGCGCATTACAACTAATCAAAACTATGCCATTCAAGCCAGGAGAAGCCATCTTGGGTGCTTTGCTTAGTGCCTGTATAGTTCATCAGGATCTTGAGGTTGGTGAGAGAGTTGTAAAGCTTGTTTCTTCTAGGGGTAACTACCTTAGCGATGGAGAGCTCATGATGTTCTCTAACTTGTATGCATCATGTGGTCAATGGGAAGAAGCGAACAAATGGAGAGAGATGATGAATGACACAGGCATTGTTAAAACTGCTGGATTCAGTGTGGTTGAAGTTAATGGAAAGTTTCACAAGTTCCTGGCTGGGTAA
- the LOC7468693 gene encoding pentatricopeptide repeat-containing protein At3g29230 isoform X1, whose translation MAGLAYNCVLPSPEMRQWNEIIKKHVLNGDAVQAMVTYVNVQEIGFHADNFTFPILLKAAGSWSSPCIGLALHGQTIKAGFSSHVFVQTALLNMYRSHSCVADACKVFEKMPVKDVVAWNSILDAYASTDQMDDALKVFNSMPLKDLSSFNIMISGYSSIGKTLSARSIFDNMAEKDIVSWNSMISAYIQGEDMERACDLFREMPAKNIITWNTMVKGFLQNQLYGEVLDLFDEMKTTNCLPDYLTVTGVLSACAHSGSLKKGTEVHIYAIDNGLASSPHVTTALIDMYAKCGSIQQGLQVFYKSQVKDIYCWNALISGLALHGHGYAALNIFNKMRKNHTRPDDITFIGLLSACSHSGLVQEGSQLFYSMQKEFGISPKIEHYGCMVDLLSRARHLDCALQLIKTMPFKPGEAILGALLSACIVHQDLEVGERVVKLVSSRGNYLSDGELMMFSNLYASCGQWEEANKWREMMNDTGIVKTAGFSVVEVNGKFHKFLAG comes from the coding sequence ATGGCAGGCTTGGCCTACAATTGCGTCTTGCCGTCCCCTGAAATGCGACAATGGAATGAGATTATCAAGAAACACGTGCTCAATGGTGATGCAGTTCAAGCTATGGTAACGTATGTCAATGTGCAAGAAATTGGCTTTCATGCTGATAACTTCACTTTCCCTATTTTACTCAAAGCAGCCGGGAGTTGGTCTAGTCCTTGTATTGGGCTAGCCCTCCATGGCCAGACAATAAAAGCAGGTTTCTCCAGCCATGTTTTTGTCCAAACTGCTCTGCTGAACATGTACAGGTCTCATAGTTGCGTTGCTGATGCTTGTAAAGTGTTTGAGAAGATGCCTGTCAAAGATGTGGTTGCTTGGAATTCCATTTTAGATGCCTATGCTTCTACTGATCAGATGGATGATGCACTCAAAGTGTTCAATTCCATGCCTTTAAAGGACCTCTCATCTTTCAATATCATGATTTCTGGGTACTCAAGCATTGGAAAGACACTGTCTGCGAGAAGTATCTTTGATAACATGGCAGAGAAAGATATTGTCTCTTGGAACTCAATGATATCAGCATATATCCAAGGTGAGGATATGGAAAGAGCTTGTGATTTGTTTAGGGAAATGCCAGCGAAGAACATCATCACATGGAATACAATGGTAAAAGGGTTTCTACAAAATCAACTTTATGGTGAGGTTCTTGATTTGTTTGACGAAATGAAGACTACAAATTGCTTGCCTGATTATCTTACAGTGACTGGTGTTTTATCTGCATGTGCCCATTCGGGATCGCTGAAAAAAGGAACCGAAGTACACATATATGCCATTGATAACGGACTTGCATCAAGTCCCCATGTAACAACAGCTTTGATCGATATGTATGCCAAATGTGGAAGCATACAGCAAGGTTTACAGGTTTTCTACAAGTCGCAAGTTAAGGATATTTACTGTTGGAATGCATTGATTTCCGGGCTTGCACTTCACGGCCATGGCTATGCTGCTCTCAATATATTCAACAAGATGAGAAAGAACCATACAAGGCCTGACGATATTACCTTCATAGGCTTGCTTAGTGCTTGTAGCCATTCAGGTTTAGTGCAAGAAGGTAGCCAATTGTTTTATAGCATGCAAAAGGAATTCGGAATATCTCCCAAAATAGAGCATTACGGATGCATGGTTGATCTTCTTAGTAGAGCAAGGCATCTTGATTGCGCATTACAACTAATCAAAACTATGCCATTCAAGCCAGGAGAAGCCATCTTGGGTGCTTTGCTTAGTGCCTGTATAGTTCATCAGGATCTTGAGGTTGGTGAGAGAGTTGTAAAGCTTGTTTCTTCTAGGGGTAACTACCTTAGCGATGGAGAGCTCATGATGTTCTCTAACTTGTATGCATCATGTGGTCAATGGGAAGAAGCGAACAAATGGAGAGAGATGATGAATGACACAGGCATTGTTAAAACTGCTGGATTCAGTGTGGTTGAAGTTAATGGAAAGTTTCACAAGTTCCTGGCTGGGTAA
- the LOC7468693 gene encoding pentatricopeptide repeat-containing protein At3g29230 isoform X2, with protein sequence MAGLAYNCVLPSPEMRQWNEIIKKHVLNGDAVQAMVTYVNVQEIGFHADNFTFPILLKAAGSWSSPCIGLALHGQTIKAGFSSHVFVQTALLNMYRSHSCVADACKVFEKMPVKDVVAWNSILDAYASTDQMDDALKVFNSMPLKDLSSFNIMISGYSSIGKTLSARSIFDNMAEKDIVSWNSMISAYIQGEDMERACDLFREMPAKNIITWNTMVKGFLQNQLYGTEVHIYAIDNGLASSPHVTTALIDMYAKCGSIQQGLQVFYKSQVKDIYCWNALISGLALHGHGYAALNIFNKMRKNHTRPDDITFIGLLSACSHSGLVQEGSQLFYSMQKEFGISPKIEHYGCMVDLLSRARHLDCALQLIKTMPFKPGEAILGALLSACIVHQDLEVGERVVKLVSSRGNYLSDGELMMFSNLYASCGQWEEANKWREMMNDTGIVKTAGFSVVEVNGKFHKFLAG encoded by the exons ATGGCAGGCTTGGCCTACAATTGCGTCTTGCCGTCCCCTGAAATGCGACAATGGAATGAGATTATCAAGAAACACGTGCTCAATGGTGATGCAGTTCAAGCTATGGTAACGTATGTCAATGTGCAAGAAATTGGCTTTCATGCTGATAACTTCACTTTCCCTATTTTACTCAAAGCAGCCGGGAGTTGGTCTAGTCCTTGTATTGGGCTAGCCCTCCATGGCCAGACAATAAAAGCAGGTTTCTCCAGCCATGTTTTTGTCCAAACTGCTCTGCTGAACATGTACAGGTCTCATAGTTGCGTTGCTGATGCTTGTAAAGTGTTTGAGAAGATGCCTGTCAAAGATGTGGTTGCTTGGAATTCCATTTTAGATGCCTATGCTTCTACTGATCAGATGGATGATGCACTCAAAGTGTTCAATTCCATGCCTTTAAAGGACCTCTCATCTTTCAATATCATGATTTCTGGGTACTCAAGCATTGGAAAGACACTGTCTGCGAGAAGTATCTTTGATAACATGGCAGAGAAAGATATTGTCTCTTGGAACTCAATGATATCAGCATATATCCAAGGTGAGGATATGGAAAGAGCTTGTGATTTGTTTAGGGAAATGCCAGCGAAGAACATCATCACATGGAATACAATGGTAAAAGGGTTTCTACAAAATCAACTTTATG GAACCGAAGTACACATATATGCCATTGATAACGGACTTGCATCAAGTCCCCATGTAACAACAGCTTTGATCGATATGTATGCCAAATGTGGAAGCATACAGCAAGGTTTACAGGTTTTCTACAAGTCGCAAGTTAAGGATATTTACTGTTGGAATGCATTGATTTCCGGGCTTGCACTTCACGGCCATGGCTATGCTGCTCTCAATATATTCAACAAGATGAGAAAGAACCATACAAGGCCTGACGATATTACCTTCATAGGCTTGCTTAGTGCTTGTAGCCATTCAGGTTTAGTGCAAGAAGGTAGCCAATTGTTTTATAGCATGCAAAAGGAATTCGGAATATCTCCCAAAATAGAGCATTACGGATGCATGGTTGATCTTCTTAGTAGAGCAAGGCATCTTGATTGCGCATTACAACTAATCAAAACTATGCCATTCAAGCCAGGAGAAGCCATCTTGGGTGCTTTGCTTAGTGCCTGTATAGTTCATCAGGATCTTGAGGTTGGTGAGAGAGTTGTAAAGCTTGTTTCTTCTAGGGGTAACTACCTTAGCGATGGAGAGCTCATGATGTTCTCTAACTTGTATGCATCATGTGGTCAATGGGAAGAAGCGAACAAATGGAGAGAGATGATGAATGACACAGGCATTGTTAAAACTGCTGGATTCAGTGTGGTTGAAGTTAATGGAAAGTTTCACAAGTTCCTGGCTGGGTAA